Below is a genomic region from Flavobacterium ginsengisoli.
CCATGTTCCGTATATCTTATTTTCTAATTTTAGACTGCTATTTTTAAGCATTTGAGCAAGAAATTCTTCTTTGAAAGCAATATTCGCTGATGTAACTTTTTCACTCATAAGCCTATATCCTTCTCTTCCATAAGAAAAACAAAAACTTTTATTTACATTCGAAATATAGTTTTCATTTTCATCATTGTAGAGAAAAAAGTAGATAGACATCTGCCTCCTGGTTTCAAAACTCGGTAAATTTCATTTAGATAATTTTGGACTTCCTTTGGTTGCATGTGTGTAAAAACTGAAAACAAGAAAACGCTGTCAAAAGAATTGTCTTCATAAGGAAATATGAAATCTTCTGCTTTTTGATCTGTTAAAGAGTACAAATCATTATTCAACGAAACATGCTTAAATGTGAAGTTTGGAAAATCTGTGGTGATCTGATTTTGGCACCAGTCAATTCCTTTTTTTACAACGTCAAAACCCTCATAACTTCCCTCTTTTGACAAATATTGCGTCAATGCAACTGCAGCACGACCAA
It encodes:
- a CDS encoding class I SAM-dependent methyltransferase — its product is MNLRSLYYSISPNSRLLVRKIYYAPADFWDIIKGKKNKYVPKKGDIFIGSGDFILQGKHHLRLLKEYISLKPDDTVLDVGCGIGRAAVALTQYLSKEGSYEGFDVVKKGIDWCQNQITTDFPNFTFKHVSLNNDLYSLTDQKAEDFIFPYEDNSFDSVFLFSVFTHMQPKEVQNYLNEIYRVLKPGGRCLSTFFSTMMKMKTIFRM